The following are from one region of the Dermacentor albipictus isolate Rhodes 1998 colony chromosome 5, USDA_Dalb.pri_finalv2, whole genome shotgun sequence genome:
- the LOC135902136 gene encoding uncharacterized protein, giving the protein MTMGDLEALEKECASLNERLYAARNENKLLELTEDALKCSDRKVAYFTGMANFTILYALFGVIERFGSHNAKNSLPNFQEFLLFIMKLKLNLQVTDLAFRLNVSDATVSRIFDKWLHAAYCRLKSQLVWPQRSALQHTIPQAFCDSFGERVAVIIDCFEIKIERPSSFLPRSETLSQYKGSNTAKYLIGIAPQGIVNFISEGWGGRTSDSKNGLFNSTTPFPQQLHETMASGDAPIKGCNGL; this is encoded by the exons ATGACAATGGGCGACCTCGAAGCATTGGAGAAGGAGTGTGCGTCACTCAATGAGCGTCTCTACGCTGCAAGGAATGAAAACAAGCTTCTGGAACTGACAGAAGACGCCCTCAAATGTAGCGACAGAAAGGTTGCATACTTCACTGGCATGGCCAATTTCACAATCCTTTATGCTCTGTTTGGTGTCATCGAGAGATTTGGGTCACACAATGCGAAAAACAGTTTGCCAAATTTCCAGGAATTCCTGCTCTTCATTATGAAGTTGAAGCTAAATTTGCAGGTTACTGACCTCGCTTTCAGGCTTAATGTGTCAGATGCCACAGTGTCACGCATATTTGACAAATGGCTGCATGCTGCGTACTGCCGTCTAAAGTCTCAACTTGTGTGGCCACAACGCAGTGCTCTGCAACACACAATACCACAAGCATTTTGCGATTCTTTTGGAGAAAGGGTTGCAGTCATAATTGACTGTTTTGAGATAAAGATAGAGAGACCATCTTCGTTTCTGCCCAGAAGTGAAACATTGTCCCAGTACAAAGGTAGTAACACGGCAAAATATTTAATTGGCATTGCACCACAAGGTATTGTCAACTTCATTTCTGAAGGCTGGGGAGGACGCACTAGCGACAG CAAAAATGGGCTCTTCAACTCCACGACACCTTTCCCACAGCAGCTGCACGAGACGATGGCATCTGGCGACGCACCGATAAAAGG GTGCAATGGGCTGTGA